The following are encoded in a window of bacterium SCSIO 12643 genomic DNA:
- a CDS encoding ferredoxin — protein MIQIVQHRHKCIGCNACVEAAPEYWKMSKADGKCYLKKAKQKGEYFMINAPDFALDENVQAAKNCPVRIITVKQL, from the coding sequence GTGATACAAATCGTTCAACATCGACATAAATGCATTGGGTGTAATGCATGCGTGGAAGCTGCTCCTGAGTACTGGAAGATGAGTAAGGCCGATGGCAAGTGTTACTTGAAGAAAGCAAAACAAAAAGGGGAGTATTTTATGATTAATGCTCCTGATTTTGCCTTGGATGAGAATGTCCAGGCCGCAAAAAATTGCCCGGTTAGGATTATTACTGTTAAGCAGTTATAA
- a CDS encoding U32 family peptidase encodes MGKRTVDIMAPVGSFESLRAAFQGGADAVYFGIEQLNMRARSSINFTTDDLVEVVNLCHEHGVKAYLTLNTILYDHDINLMKKIVKTAYDSNVDAIIAMDQAAISYAHSLGMSVHISTQINITNIEVVKFYANFANVMVLSRELTLQQVKSICDAVVKEDVRGPNGELVQIEVFVHGALCMAVSGKCYLSLHTANSSANRGACKQNCRRTYEVKDSEGNELMIDNEYIMSPKDLCTVTFLDQIIETGVSVLKIEGRSKGPDYVKEVTSCYREAADAVAEGTFTHEKGKEWEERMDNVFNRGFWGGYFLGKELGEWTDEDGSKAKKRKIYIGDGAKYFGKIGVGEFVLKNGELALGDDIIITGPTTGIVEHTVSNLRLDEADVDTVKRGDRFTFKIDQKIRPADKLYKIVDA; translated from the coding sequence ATGGGTAAGAGAACAGTTGATATTATGGCTCCTGTGGGGAGCTTTGAGAGTTTAAGAGCAGCTTTTCAAGGAGGAGCGGATGCCGTGTATTTTGGAATCGAGCAATTAAATATGCGTGCAAGATCATCGATCAATTTTACGACCGATGATTTAGTTGAAGTGGTTAATTTATGTCATGAGCACGGGGTTAAAGCGTATTTGACCTTGAATACCATTCTATATGATCACGACATTAATTTGATGAAGAAAATTGTGAAAACTGCATACGACAGTAATGTGGATGCAATTATTGCAATGGATCAGGCGGCTATTAGCTATGCACATAGTTTGGGAATGTCGGTGCATATATCAACGCAGATTAACATTACCAATATTGAGGTGGTAAAATTCTATGCGAACTTCGCAAATGTGATGGTATTGTCACGTGAATTAACACTTCAACAAGTGAAGTCTATTTGTGATGCTGTTGTTAAAGAAGATGTGCGCGGGCCAAATGGCGAATTGGTGCAAATTGAGGTTTTTGTACACGGTGCATTATGTATGGCAGTTTCAGGTAAATGTTATTTGAGTCTGCATACTGCAAACTCTTCAGCAAATAGAGGAGCATGCAAGCAAAACTGTAGAAGAACTTACGAAGTAAAAGATAGTGAAGGTAACGAGTTGATGATAGATAATGAGTATATCATGTCTCCAAAGGATTTGTGTACTGTTACATTCCTGGATCAAATTATTGAAACCGGAGTAAGTGTACTTAAAATAGAGGGAAGAAGTAAGGGGCCTGACTATGTAAAGGAAGTTACCTCATGTTATAGAGAAGCAGCGGATGCAGTTGCAGAAGGAACCTTCACTCATGAAAAAGGAAAAGAGTGGGAAGAGCGAATGGATAATGTGTTCAATCGTGGTTTCTGGGGTGGATATTTCTTAGGAAAAGAATTGGGAGAGTGGACCGATGAAGATGGTTCTAAAGCTAAGAAAAGAAAGATTTATATTGGTGACGGTGCAAAATACTTCGGGAAGATTGGTGTAGGTGAGTTCGTGCTTAAGAATGGGGAGTTGGCATTGGGTGATGACATTATTATTACCGGCCCAACTACGGGAATCGTAGAGCATACTGTATCTAATTTGCGTTTGGATGAAGCTGATGTAGACACAGTAAAACGAGGAGATCGCTTTACCTTTAAGATCGATCAGAAAATCAGACCAGCAGACAAACTGTATAAAATTGTAGATGCGTGA
- a CDS encoding SurA N-terminal domain-containing protein produces the protein MAAIGSIRKHSGLLIGIIGSAMLLFVLGGALESSSTFFNGPNDEIGEINGNKISYQDFETKVAEIQANSRGGQSDEERKQIRDQVWNNMLKDLILGKEYEALGLTVTDEELLNIIKNESNNPSLKQYFTDPQTGQIVQNYANPDGSLNGNAVIEYLKQVVYADGENSAEALASWNNFQENYVRKPAVDNKYAMLIAKGVYITDVELERKELDQNSRISFNYVGAFFNDTPDESIKVTEDELRAYYNAHKSEPEFEQKELTSSIEFVTFEVAASDEDKANLKAELADLRTAFESAESDTLFINENGDTPFNIKWRKDGMFPPMYDTTITAASVGTVVGPFLNLDKFQMVKVLDKQMRPDSVMASHILMQVENNNIAATRAIIDSLKTEVENGAKFEDLATEFSVDPGSAAKGGDLGWFVEGQMVPTFNDACFEGKVGDLVVVNSQFGVHLIKITDQTEAKEVVLVGILDNTIEPSQASYEAAYNAASSFAITNNTPEKFTEASEGLNRLDAPNLRPDDMNLMGRPNTRKVIRWVFEAEAGTVSDAMETGDEFIVAMVTEVKEKGILPFELVEEVIKQKVINEKKAEMLAAKMQGGDINKVAQSMNTTVQPANDVAFASFSIPGLGNEQKLLGMAFSLENGQTSNPIVGDRGVYVLMVNKKDVPENVQVIDGTRQGLMAAFKSRASYEPFIALKANSDIQDNRYTFF, from the coding sequence ATGGCCGCAATTGGATCAATTAGAAAACACTCAGGACTCTTAATCGGAATTATTGGTAGTGCAATGTTACTCTTTGTCTTAGGAGGAGCATTAGAATCAAGTAGTACATTTTTTAACGGACCTAATGATGAGATCGGTGAAATCAATGGAAACAAGATTTCGTATCAGGATTTCGAGACTAAAGTAGCGGAAATTCAAGCGAATTCTCGTGGAGGTCAATCTGATGAAGAAAGAAAGCAAATTCGTGATCAGGTGTGGAACAATATGCTGAAAGATTTAATCTTAGGAAAAGAATATGAAGCATTAGGTCTGACCGTTACGGATGAAGAACTTTTAAATATCATCAAAAATGAGTCAAACAATCCTTCATTAAAACAATATTTTACTGATCCGCAAACAGGTCAGATCGTTCAGAATTATGCAAATCCTGATGGGTCATTAAATGGAAATGCGGTAATTGAATACTTGAAACAAGTGGTTTATGCGGATGGTGAGAATTCGGCTGAGGCTTTAGCTTCATGGAATAACTTTCAGGAAAACTATGTACGTAAGCCAGCTGTAGACAACAAGTATGCAATGTTAATTGCAAAGGGAGTTTACATTACTGATGTAGAGTTAGAGCGTAAAGAGTTGGATCAAAATAGTAGAATTTCTTTCAACTATGTAGGTGCTTTCTTTAACGATACTCCGGATGAGTCAATCAAGGTAACCGAAGACGAGTTAAGAGCATATTACAATGCACATAAATCAGAGCCGGAATTTGAGCAAAAAGAATTAACAAGCTCTATTGAGTTTGTGACTTTTGAGGTTGCAGCTTCAGACGAAGATAAAGCGAATTTAAAAGCGGAACTAGCTGATTTAAGAACTGCATTCGAATCAGCAGAATCAGATACATTATTTATCAACGAAAACGGAGATACTCCTTTCAATATCAAATGGCGTAAAGACGGAATGTTCCCTCCAATGTATGATACTACAATTACGGCTGCATCTGTTGGGACAGTAGTAGGTCCGTTCTTAAATCTGGATAAATTCCAAATGGTAAAAGTACTGGATAAGCAAATGAGACCTGATTCAGTAATGGCAAGCCATATTCTAATGCAGGTTGAAAACAACAATATTGCAGCTACTCGTGCAATTATTGACAGTTTAAAAACGGAAGTTGAGAATGGAGCTAAGTTTGAAGATTTGGCAACAGAGTTTTCAGTTGATCCAGGATCAGCAGCAAAAGGTGGTGACCTTGGATGGTTTGTTGAAGGTCAAATGGTACCTACATTTAATGATGCTTGCTTTGAAGGCAAAGTTGGTGATTTAGTTGTAGTAAACTCTCAATTTGGAGTACACTTAATTAAAATTACAGATCAAACTGAGGCAAAAGAAGTAGTGTTAGTAGGAATTCTGGATAATACAATTGAGCCAAGTCAGGCATCATACGAAGCAGCTTATAATGCAGCAAGTTCTTTTGCAATTACAAACAATACTCCAGAGAAATTCACAGAAGCTTCAGAGGGATTAAATAGATTGGATGCTCCAAACTTACGTCCTGATGACATGAACTTAATGGGAAGACCTAATACACGTAAAGTAATTCGTTGGGTATTTGAAGCAGAAGCAGGTACTGTATCTGATGCAATGGAAACTGGCGATGAGTTTATCGTAGCAATGGTTACTGAAGTTAAAGAGAAAGGAATTTTGCCATTTGAGTTGGTAGAAGAAGTGATCAAGCAAAAAGTAATCAATGAAAAGAAAGCTGAAATGTTAGCGGCTAAGATGCAAGGAGGAGACATCAATAAAGTGGCTCAAAGCATGAATACAACAGTTCAACCAGCTAATGATGTAGCGTTTGCTTCATTCAGTATTCCTGGATTAGGAAATGAGCAAAAGTTACTAGGAATGGCTTTTTCATTAGAAAATGGACAAACATCTAATCCAATCGTTGGAGATAGAGGTGTATATGTTTTAATGGTGAATAAGAAAGATGTTCCTGAAAACGTACAGGTAATAGATGGAACAAGACAAGGTTTGATGGCTGCATTTAAAAGTAGAGCATCATATGAACCGTTTATTGCTTTAAAAGCAAATTCTGATATACAAGATAACAGATATACTTTCTTCTAG
- a CDS encoding HlyC/CorC family transporter, with amino-acid sequence MESDPILIIVISLILSAFFSGIEIAFISANKLKIEVDTNNGELAFGFFSKLIKKPSRFITTMLLGNNISLVIYGLAMGDLLTPVIDDFTNNGVIILLIQTLISTLVILILAEFLPKVLFSQNPNRSLKIFAVPVFVTYFIFYPIVGFVNALSNFIFKYILRIEVSEQKLTYELVDLDHYLKEISTGNIEEEELDNEIQILQNVLEFNSVKARECMVPRNEIIAVEIHDEMGELIRKFLDSGHSKILVYRGNIDRIIGYVHSSDLYSKPTMVKHVLRPIAVVPETMPADDVMSSFIKKRQSMAVVVDEFGGTAGILTLEDVVEEIFGEIEDEHDKGELTEQKISETEYIFSSRLEVDYLNEEYHLKLPKSDNYETLAGLIIEHFESIPEKGDRIKIDFFEFDILSVSNNKINEVKLHLIQEN; translated from the coding sequence ATGGAAAGTGATCCCATACTTATAATAGTTATATCTCTGATCTTATCTGCCTTTTTTTCGGGTATTGAGATTGCCTTTATTTCTGCTAATAAACTAAAGATTGAAGTTGATACCAATAATGGAGAATTGGCTTTTGGTTTCTTCTCTAAATTGATCAAAAAACCCTCTCGATTTATTACCACGATGTTATTGGGGAATAACATTTCGCTGGTAATTTATGGTTTGGCAATGGGGGATTTACTAACTCCGGTTATTGATGACTTCACCAATAACGGAGTCATTATTCTTTTGATTCAAACGTTGATTTCCACTTTGGTGATTTTGATATTGGCTGAGTTTTTACCAAAAGTATTATTTAGTCAAAATCCCAATAGAAGCCTAAAGATTTTTGCTGTCCCCGTATTTGTAACGTATTTCATATTCTATCCAATTGTGGGATTTGTAAATGCGTTAAGCAATTTCATTTTTAAATATATTCTAAGAATAGAAGTGTCAGAACAAAAACTCACTTATGAGTTAGTAGATTTGGATCATTATCTAAAAGAAATTTCAACAGGGAATATTGAAGAGGAGGAATTGGACAATGAGATTCAAATTTTGCAGAACGTATTGGAATTTAATTCGGTAAAAGCCCGTGAATGTATGGTGCCCCGAAATGAAATTATAGCGGTTGAAATTCATGATGAGATGGGGGAGTTGATTCGTAAATTTTTGGATTCAGGTCACTCTAAAATATTGGTATATCGTGGGAATATTGATCGAATAATCGGTTACGTACACTCAAGTGATTTGTATAGCAAACCAACTATGGTAAAGCATGTTTTAAGACCAATTGCCGTAGTTCCGGAAACAATGCCTGCAGATGATGTGATGAGCAGTTTTATCAAGAAACGTCAGAGCATGGCTGTGGTAGTAGATGAATTTGGAGGGACCGCAGGAATTTTGACCTTAGAAGATGTGGTGGAAGAGATTTTTGGCGAGATTGAAGATGAACACGATAAAGGAGAATTAACCGAACAAAAAATATCTGAAACCGAATATATCTTTAGTTCTAGACTAGAGGTGGACTATTTGAATGAGGAGTATCATTTAAAATTACCAAAGTCAGATAATTATGAGACTTTGGCCGGGTTGATAATTGAGCACTTTGAGTCCATACCGGAGAAAGGTGATCGAATCAAAATTGATTTTTTTGAGTTTGATATTCTTTCAGTATCAAATAATAAAATCAATGAAGTCAAACTTCATTTAATTCAAGAGAATTAA
- the pepE gene encoding dipeptidase PepE codes for MRSEKETKRNLLIVSTSTVHGKPYLTYLTPEIEKHFEEVKELVFVPFARPSGLTWDAYTEVARKYFHTIGIHVKGVHEFDNMQEAIRNANGVFIGGGNTFVLLNELYENGLIETLRDQIHSGMPYMGTSAGSNMLGMTVNNTNDMPIVYPPSFDALGAVPFNINPHYLDPDPNSKHMGETRETRIKEYHIYNDKIVVGLREGSYLRVVGNQISLGGELTARIFEKGKDPYEVTTETDISFLIQ; via the coding sequence ATGAGAAGTGAAAAAGAAACAAAAAGAAATTTACTGATTGTAAGTACATCAACAGTTCATGGGAAACCATATTTAACCTATTTAACACCGGAAATTGAAAAGCATTTTGAAGAAGTTAAAGAATTAGTGTTTGTCCCTTTTGCCAGACCTTCTGGGTTAACCTGGGATGCATATACAGAGGTGGCTAGAAAATATTTTCATACCATTGGGATTCATGTGAAAGGTGTTCATGAATTTGATAATATGCAAGAGGCCATTAGAAATGCTAATGGTGTATTCATTGGCGGGGGGAATACGTTTGTGCTACTAAATGAATTGTATGAAAATGGATTGATAGAAACATTAAGAGATCAAATTCATAGTGGGATGCCGTATATGGGAACCAGTGCAGGTTCAAATATGCTAGGGATGACTGTGAATAATACCAACGATATGCCTATTGTATATCCACCATCATTCGATGCTTTGGGAGCGGTTCCTTTTAATATTAATCCGCATTACCTGGACCCGGACCCAAATTCAAAACACATGGGTGAGACAAGAGAAACCAGAATTAAGGAGTATCATATTTATAATGATAAAATTGTGGTAGGTTTACGAGAAGGAAGTTATTTGAGAGTGGTTGGCAATCAAATCTCTTTAGGAGGAGAGTTAACTGCCAGAATATTTGAAAAAGGAAAAGATCCATACGAGGTAACTACAGAAACAGATATATCATTTTTAATACAATAA
- the elbB gene encoding isoprenoid biosynthesis glyoxalase ElbB — protein MKKIGLLLSGSGVYDGSEIQETVFALLAIHEQNADVLFMAPNIDQMHVVNHLTGEEMQETRNVLYESARIARGDIEDVANVNANDIDALVIPGGFGTAKNHTNWAVKGPDSVINDEVKRLINEVVDAKKPIAALCMGPTTVAKALEGTGKKALLTVGTDQEKSPYDISAISEGVKSVGMDVAMKTIREVSVDAEMNIVCAPCYMMEASVLEVRNNIKTAIDEMFKLVN, from the coding sequence ATGAAAAAGATTGGATTATTACTATCAGGAAGTGGCGTTTATGATGGCTCTGAAATTCAAGAGACCGTATTCGCTTTATTGGCTATTCACGAACAAAATGCAGATGTGTTATTTATGGCTCCAAATATAGATCAGATGCATGTGGTGAATCATTTGACAGGAGAAGAAATGCAGGAAACGCGTAATGTTTTGTATGAGTCTGCCAGAATCGCGAGAGGAGATATTGAAGATGTAGCAAATGTGAATGCAAATGATATTGATGCATTGGTAATTCCAGGAGGTTTTGGTACTGCAAAAAATCATACCAATTGGGCGGTTAAGGGCCCGGATTCGGTAATTAATGATGAAGTAAAAAGATTGATTAATGAAGTTGTTGATGCAAAGAAACCGATAGCAGCACTATGTATGGGGCCGACTACAGTGGCTAAAGCATTAGAGGGAACAGGTAAAAAAGCGTTATTAACCGTAGGTACTGATCAGGAGAAATCCCCGTATGACATTTCGGCTATTTCAGAAGGAGTGAAATCAGTTGGAATGGATGTAGCGATGAAGACGATTCGCGAAGTGAGCGTAGATGCTGAAATGAATATAGTATGTGCGCCTTGTTATATGATGGAAGCATCTGTTTTGGAGGTTCGAAATAATATAAAGACTGCTATTGATGAAATGTTTAAATTAGTGAACTAA